From a single Mycolicibacterium mengxianglii genomic region:
- the kdpB gene encoding potassium-transporting ATPase subunit KdpB, producing the protein MTVTMVTSTAQAADQPPTSKSRVQGGLLDPKILLRSLPDALRKLDPRTLWRNPVMFIVEVGAAWSTILAALQPSWFSWLIVFWLWLTVIFANLAEAVAEGRGKAQADTLRKTKSDTVARRITGWAPGRTGTGTEESVAAALLAQGDHVVVEAGQVIPGDGDVVEGIASVDESAITGESAPVIRESGGDRSAVTGGTTVLSDRIVVQITQKPGESFVDRMIALVEGANRQKTPNEIALNILLSALTIIFVFAVATLQPLAIFSKANNPGVPDTLALDGNGVTSIVMVALLVCLIPTTIGALLSAIGIAGMDRLVQRNVLAMSGRAVEAAGDVNTLLLDKTGTITLGNRQAGEFIPLPGVSPETLADAAQLSSLADETPEGRSIVVYAKDTYGLRARQPGELTGAQWVAFSATTRMSGVDLEDGPALRKGATGSVAEWVRSLGGTVPSALTDIVSEVSNAGGTPLVVGRVHNGTAEVLGVIHLKDVVKQGMRERFDEMRRMGIRTVMITGDNPLTAKAIADEAGVDDFLAEATPEDKLALIKREQQGGRLVAMTGDGTNDAPALAQADVGVAMNTGTSAAKEAGNMVDLDSDPTKLIEIVEIGKQLLITRGALTTFSIANDIAKYFAIIPALFVTLFPGLDLLNVMRLHSPQSAILSAVIFNAIVIVVLIPLALRGVRYTPASASKLLSRNLAIYGLGGIIAPFVGIKLIDLVIQLFPGMS; encoded by the coding sequence ATGACGGTCACCATGGTCACGTCAACGGCCCAGGCCGCTGACCAGCCCCCCACCTCGAAGTCCCGGGTACAGGGTGGGCTGCTCGACCCCAAGATACTGCTGCGCTCCCTGCCCGACGCCCTGCGCAAGCTCGACCCACGCACCCTGTGGCGCAACCCGGTGATGTTCATCGTCGAAGTCGGCGCCGCGTGGTCGACCATCCTGGCAGCGCTACAGCCATCGTGGTTCTCCTGGCTGATCGTCTTCTGGCTCTGGCTGACGGTGATCTTCGCCAACCTGGCCGAGGCCGTCGCCGAAGGGCGCGGCAAAGCACAAGCCGACACCCTGCGGAAAACCAAGTCCGACACCGTCGCCCGCCGGATCACCGGATGGGCCCCGGGCCGCACCGGCACCGGCACCGAGGAAAGCGTCGCCGCCGCCCTGCTGGCCCAGGGAGACCACGTGGTGGTCGAAGCCGGACAGGTGATCCCCGGCGACGGCGATGTCGTCGAAGGCATTGCCTCAGTGGATGAATCGGCGATCACCGGAGAATCGGCACCGGTCATCCGGGAATCCGGCGGTGACCGGTCGGCCGTCACCGGCGGTACCACGGTGCTCAGCGACCGCATCGTCGTCCAGATCACCCAGAAGCCCGGCGAAAGCTTCGTCGACCGGATGATCGCACTGGTCGAAGGTGCCAACCGGCAGAAGACGCCGAACGAGATCGCACTCAACATCCTGCTCAGCGCGTTGACGATCATCTTCGTCTTCGCCGTCGCGACCCTGCAGCCGCTGGCCATCTTCTCCAAGGCGAACAACCCGGGCGTGCCCGACACCTTGGCACTGGACGGCAACGGTGTGACGAGCATTGTGATGGTGGCGCTGCTGGTGTGCCTGATCCCGACGACGATCGGCGCACTGCTGAGCGCCATCGGCATCGCCGGCATGGACCGCCTGGTGCAACGCAACGTGCTGGCCATGTCAGGCCGCGCGGTCGAGGCCGCCGGGGACGTCAACACCCTGTTGCTGGACAAGACCGGCACCATCACCCTCGGCAATCGTCAAGCGGGCGAATTCATTCCACTGCCCGGCGTCTCCCCCGAAACGCTCGCCGACGCCGCACAATTGTCCAGCCTGGCCGATGAGACCCCCGAGGGCCGCTCGATCGTGGTGTACGCCAAGGACACCTACGGTCTGCGGGCCCGCCAACCCGGTGAACTGACCGGCGCGCAGTGGGTGGCATTCAGCGCCACGACCCGGATGTCGGGCGTCGACCTCGAGGATGGGCCCGCGCTACGTAAAGGCGCGACCGGTTCGGTCGCGGAGTGGGTACGCAGCCTCGGCGGTACCGTGCCCAGCGCCTTGACCGATATCGTCAGCGAGGTCTCCAATGCCGGTGGCACCCCACTGGTCGTGGGCCGCGTCCACAACGGCACCGCCGAGGTGCTCGGCGTCATCCACCTCAAAGACGTGGTGAAGCAAGGCATGCGCGAACGCTTCGACGAGATGCGGCGCATGGGCATCCGGACGGTGATGATCACCGGCGACAACCCGTTGACGGCCAAAGCCATTGCCGATGAAGCCGGTGTCGACGACTTCCTTGCCGAAGCCACCCCCGAGGACAAGCTGGCCCTGATCAAACGCGAACAGCAGGGTGGACGGCTGGTCGCCATGACCGGCGACGGCACCAACGACGCACCCGCACTGGCGCAGGCCGACGTCGGCGTCGCGATGAACACCGGCACCTCGGCGGCCAAAGAGGCCGGCAACATGGTGGATCTGGATTCCGACCCCACCAAGCTGATCGAGATCGTCGAGATCGGCAAGCAGCTGCTGATCACCCGCGGGGCGTTGACCACGTTCTCCATCGCCAACGACATCGCCAAGTACTTCGCCATCATCCCGGCGTTGTTCGTGACGCTGTTCCCCGGCCTCGACCTGCTCAACGTGATGCGGCTGCACAGTCCGCAGTCGGCGATCCTGTCCGCGGTGATCTTCAACGCGATCGTCATCGTGGTGCTGATCCCCCTGGCCTTGCGTGGGGTTCGCTACACACCGGCTAGTGCCTCAAAGCTGTTGAGCCGCAACCTCGCCATCTACGGACTGGGCGGGATCATCGCCCCGTTCGTCGGCATCAAACTGATCGACCTGGTAATCCAACTCTTCCCCGGGATGTCCTAG
- the kdpA gene encoding potassium-transporting ATPase subunit KdpA, whose amino-acid sequence MSTTAAGIVFLLALILALAAVHVPLGNYMFRVYTTTKDSRLERALYRVIGADPKAEQTWGAYARSVLAFSAVSVLFLFIFQLLQGRLPLHLNDPATEMTPALAWNTAVSFVTNTNWQAYSGESTQGHLVQMAGLTVQNFVSAAVGMAVAIALVRGFARTRTGELGNFWVDLVRGTLRILLPIAFLAAIVLIAGGVIQNFALHTQVIDTLAGAQQTIPGGPVASQEAIKELGTNGGGFFNANSAHPFENPTAWTNFIEIFLLTVIAFSLPRTFGKMVGGPQGLKQGRAIVAVMGVIATISVSLTMWFQLQAHGTVPTAVGAATEGVETRFGVADSAIFAASTTLTSTGAVNSFHDSYTSLGGLMTMFNMQLGEVAPGGVGSGLYGMLILAVITVFVAGLMVGRTPEYLGKKITPREIKLAASYFLVTPLIVLTGTATAMAMSGQRAGMLNSGPHGLSEVLYAFTSAGNNNGSAFAGISVNTEWYNTALGVAMLAGRFLPLVLVLALAGSLAKQGSTPASVGTLPTYRPQFVGMVVGVTLVLVALTFLPALALGPLAEGIH is encoded by the coding sequence ATGAGCACCACCGCGGCCGGGATCGTTTTCCTACTCGCCCTGATCCTCGCGCTGGCCGCCGTACATGTGCCATTGGGCAACTACATGTTTCGCGTCTACACCACAACCAAGGACTCGCGCCTCGAACGCGCCCTCTACCGGGTGATCGGCGCCGACCCCAAGGCCGAGCAGACCTGGGGTGCCTACGCGCGCAGCGTGCTGGCATTCTCCGCGGTGTCGGTGCTGTTCCTGTTCATCTTCCAGCTGCTGCAGGGCAGGCTGCCACTGCACCTGAACGACCCCGCCACCGAAATGACGCCGGCGCTGGCGTGGAACACCGCGGTCAGCTTCGTCACCAACACCAACTGGCAGGCGTATTCGGGCGAATCCACCCAGGGCCACCTGGTGCAGATGGCCGGCCTGACCGTGCAGAACTTCGTCTCCGCGGCGGTCGGTATGGCCGTGGCGATCGCACTGGTGCGCGGTTTCGCCCGCACCAGAACCGGCGAACTGGGCAACTTCTGGGTGGACCTGGTCCGCGGCACGCTGCGCATCCTGCTGCCGATCGCGTTCCTCGCCGCGATCGTGCTGATCGCCGGCGGGGTGATTCAGAACTTCGCGCTGCACACCCAGGTGATCGACACCCTTGCCGGGGCGCAGCAGACCATCCCCGGCGGCCCGGTCGCCAGCCAGGAAGCGATCAAGGAGCTGGGCACCAACGGCGGTGGCTTCTTCAACGCCAACTCCGCCCATCCCTTCGAAAACCCCACCGCCTGGACCAATTTCATCGAGATCTTCCTGCTGACGGTGATCGCGTTCTCGCTGCCGCGCACCTTCGGCAAGATGGTGGGCGGCCCCCAGGGCCTCAAACAAGGACGAGCGATCGTCGCCGTCATGGGCGTCATCGCCACGATCAGCGTGAGCCTGACCATGTGGTTCCAGTTGCAGGCGCACGGCACGGTTCCGACCGCGGTCGGTGCCGCCACCGAAGGCGTCGAAACCCGTTTCGGTGTCGCTGATTCCGCGATATTTGCCGCCAGCACCACGCTGACGTCCACCGGCGCGGTGAACTCGTTCCACGACTCGTACACCAGCCTCGGCGGGCTGATGACGATGTTCAACATGCAACTCGGCGAAGTAGCACCCGGCGGTGTGGGGTCCGGCCTGTACGGCATGCTGATCCTGGCGGTGATCACGGTCTTCGTCGCCGGCCTCATGGTCGGGCGCACCCCCGAATACCTGGGCAAGAAGATCACCCCACGTGAAATCAAGCTGGCCGCAAGCTATTTCCTGGTGACACCCCTGATCGTGCTGACCGGAACCGCGACGGCCATGGCCATGTCCGGGCAACGGGCCGGCATGCTCAACTCCGGCCCCCACGGCCTGTCCGAGGTGCTCTACGCCTTCACCTCGGCCGGCAACAACAACGGCTCGGCGTTCGCCGGCATCAGCGTCAACACCGAGTGGTACAACACCGCGCTCGGCGTGGCGATGCTCGCGGGTCGCTTCCTGCCGCTGGTCCTGGTGCTCGCACTGGCCGGTTCACTGGCCAAACAGGGCAGCACCCCGGCCTCGGTCGGCACCCTGCCCACCTACCGCCCGCAATTCGTCGGGATGGTGGTCGGCGTGACGCTGGTCCTGGTCGCCCTGACATTCCTGCCCGCGCTCGCGCTGGGCCCACTCGCTGAAGGAATTCACTGA
- a CDS encoding potassium-transporting ATPase subunit F: MSLANSVGLALAVLAALFLIATLLFPERF; the protein is encoded by the coding sequence ATGAGCCTTGCCAACAGCGTCGGACTGGCACTGGCCGTCCTGGCCGCCTTGTTCTTGATCGCCACCCTGTTGTTCCCGGAGCGGTTCTGA
- a CDS encoding APC family permease, translating into MRALWRASWTSLNLLCNSVSRPQEVPMTTSLETNDAPVDVGEGEQALAKGSISLSGVLFVSIATMAPGAGLAYSIMTGSLFSGGALPLAVVGATIGCVLVAVGIAQMAKHISTAGGLGSFVGRAFHPALGFVIAFCAPMFYLAALPYLALVFGNLIAAAVFPDGGTSYTIAWVVAGLACLLLSGSFNYFGASFSSKAGVVLGALEIVVLLALSVHMIISAGSHNTVSVFTTEHANAEGFGGMSGVIAGSVFGFLAFIGFEAGAPLAAETKNPKRNVPRAIVWSAIIVGLFYIIGSYAASVYFGPGNLFDFMNFNAGDGWIGMAKNLWGAGWILMLVALLNSSVACANGASMAGTRHIWAMAHAGAIPKIFAKTHHKWRSPVVAIYFMFGIGAVATVVGGLLWGPIPSLGLFGTLIAVIALPVHMLAALACPVYYWRFRRSEFKVVVHLIIPVLGVLFLIPGFFVGAGIRVFSFVPELSWPINLAAPISLGVYLLGFVIMAYLMVKKPDALRALSDHGHSGEDAIAVEDLAHAHPHDHTPSVKPNAAVEAH; encoded by the coding sequence ATGCGCGCATTGTGGCGTGCTTCTTGGACCTCTTTAAACCTGCTTTGTAACAGCGTGTCTCGACCTCAGGAGGTACCCATGACAACTTCATTGGAAACCAATGATGCCCCAGTTGACGTCGGCGAAGGAGAGCAGGCGCTGGCAAAGGGCAGCATTTCGCTGTCGGGCGTCCTGTTCGTATCGATCGCGACGATGGCCCCCGGCGCTGGGCTGGCCTATTCGATCATGACCGGGTCGCTGTTCTCCGGCGGGGCGCTGCCGCTGGCCGTGGTCGGCGCGACGATCGGTTGCGTGCTGGTGGCGGTCGGAATTGCCCAGATGGCCAAACACATATCGACGGCTGGCGGTCTCGGCTCGTTTGTCGGCCGGGCTTTCCACCCCGCTCTGGGTTTTGTCATCGCCTTCTGCGCGCCGATGTTCTATCTGGCGGCACTGCCATATCTGGCGCTGGTCTTCGGAAACCTGATCGCCGCCGCGGTCTTTCCCGACGGCGGTACGTCCTACACGATTGCCTGGGTCGTCGCCGGACTCGCTTGTCTGCTGCTGTCGGGTTCCTTCAACTACTTTGGGGCCTCGTTCAGCAGTAAGGCCGGCGTGGTCTTGGGAGCCCTGGAAATCGTTGTGCTCCTTGCCCTGAGCGTGCACATGATTATTTCTGCCGGCAGCCACAACACGGTGTCTGTTTTCACCACCGAGCATGCGAACGCAGAGGGTTTCGGTGGCATGTCGGGGGTCATCGCCGGTTCGGTCTTCGGCTTCCTGGCCTTCATCGGCTTCGAGGCCGGTGCGCCGCTGGCAGCCGAGACGAAGAATCCCAAACGCAACGTGCCGCGCGCCATCGTCTGGTCAGCGATCATCGTCGGCCTCTTCTACATCATCGGTAGCTACGCGGCGTCGGTCTACTTCGGTCCCGGCAATCTGTTCGACTTCATGAACTTCAACGCCGGCGACGGCTGGATCGGGATGGCCAAGAACCTGTGGGGCGCCGGATGGATCCTCATGCTCGTGGCACTGCTGAACAGCTCGGTTGCCTGCGCCAACGGGGCCTCCATGGCTGGCACACGGCACATTTGGGCGATGGCCCACGCCGGGGCCATCCCGAAGATCTTCGCCAAGACGCACCACAAGTGGCGCTCGCCGGTGGTGGCCATCTACTTCATGTTCGGTATCGGCGCCGTCGCCACCGTGGTCGGTGGCTTGCTCTGGGGGCCGATCCCCTCCCTGGGGCTCTTCGGGACTCTCATCGCGGTCATCGCGCTACCGGTGCACATGCTGGCGGCCTTGGCCTGCCCGGTGTACTACTGGCGGTTCCGCCGCAGCGAGTTCAAAGTTGTTGTGCACCTGATTATCCCTGTACTCGGCGTGCTCTTCCTCATCCCGGGCTTCTTCGTCGGCGCGGGGATTCGCGTCTTCAGTTTCGTCCCGGAGTTGAGCTGGCCCATCAACCTGGCCGCGCCGATCTCGTTGGGCGTCTATCTCCTCGGGTTCGTGATCATGGCGTATCTGATGGTCAAGAAGCCCGACGCGCTGAGGGCTCTGTCGGACCACGGCCATTCCGGAGAGGACGCCATTGCCGTCGAGGACTTGGCGCACGCCCACCCGCACGATCACACACCTTCGGTGAAACCGAACGCGGCGGTAGAAGCCCACTGA
- a CDS encoding TetR/AcrR family transcriptional regulator, whose amino-acid sequence MVGAVRRLRAANSGRDSALPSHTPASAPLRDLMVAIAQDAGARQATQARSQVKLDRVLAATNDLLVAAGPSAVTTTSVATRAGVSVGWMYTFFTDREALLEEVLIRGLVDLDKRFEKAGFSLAGPDWRTTAAAGIDALIHFLLTATGIAGYRALWFSTEFSGRMVQVNRAHDDALAAYLCEGVTALRPDAPDISPYLMAQTFIGILDKGFDIAFRTDPNGDKAALAELRRAALAYLETFLE is encoded by the coding sequence ATGGTCGGAGCTGTCCGTCGACTGCGCGCCGCAAACAGCGGTCGCGATTCTGCGCTGCCCTCGCATACCCCCGCGTCAGCGCCCCTACGTGACCTCATGGTGGCGATCGCGCAGGACGCCGGCGCACGCCAGGCCACCCAGGCGCGCAGCCAGGTGAAACTGGACCGAGTGCTCGCCGCCACCAACGATCTGCTGGTCGCCGCCGGCCCGAGCGCCGTCACCACCACATCGGTCGCAACTCGGGCAGGGGTCTCCGTCGGCTGGATGTACACCTTCTTCACAGACCGTGAGGCCCTTCTCGAAGAAGTCCTCATTCGGGGGCTTGTCGATCTGGACAAGCGCTTTGAAAAGGCGGGATTCAGCCTGGCCGGACCGGACTGGCGCACGACAGCCGCCGCCGGCATCGACGCACTCATCCACTTTCTCCTCACCGCGACGGGAATAGCCGGGTATCGCGCGCTGTGGTTCTCGACGGAATTCTCCGGACGGATGGTGCAGGTGAACCGGGCCCATGACGACGCGCTCGCGGCTTACCTGTGTGAGGGGGTCACCGCGTTACGCCCGGACGCCCCTGACATCTCCCCCTACCTGATGGCACAAACATTCATCGGGATACTCGACAAAGGATTCGACATCGCGTTCCGCACCGACCCCAATGGCGACAAGGCGGCGCTTGCCGAGTTGCGACGGGCTGCGTTGGCCTACCTGGAGACATTCCTCGAGTAA
- a CDS encoding phytanoyl-CoA dioxygenase family protein: MSQKYHLPNTATMEEISSALREDGFVIVENLVPPELMDQIAEELTDYIDVTPAGRDDFVGRLTRRTGGLIARSPASRELVMHPLVLAVVGEMLKKATAYQLHLTQIISVYPGETAQPLHRDELAWDFFPFPEDYDVQCNTIWAMTDFTKENGATRVVPGSHKNFDKQGKDYTEADEVRAVMPKGSVFFYTGKVYHSAAPNVSDMVRQGINITYAVGWVRQEENQYLSCPIEIAKTLDDDLLKVMGYQMGGQAVGYVTDFLDPLSVVHPELSGQQYDFESLSTNENHINPQLRDDLQFEAATADVPGGATV; encoded by the coding sequence ATGAGCCAGAAGTATCACCTGCCCAATACCGCGACGATGGAGGAGATCTCCTCAGCGTTGCGCGAGGACGGCTTCGTCATCGTCGAAAACCTGGTCCCACCCGAGCTGATGGATCAGATCGCCGAGGAACTCACCGACTACATCGACGTCACCCCCGCCGGCCGCGACGACTTCGTAGGCCGGCTCACCCGCCGCACCGGCGGCCTCATCGCCCGCTCCCCCGCCTCACGCGAACTGGTCATGCACCCACTGGTACTCGCCGTCGTCGGCGAAATGCTCAAAAAAGCCACCGCCTACCAACTGCACCTGACCCAGATCATCAGCGTCTACCCCGGCGAAACCGCCCAACCCCTGCACCGCGACGAGCTGGCGTGGGACTTCTTCCCCTTCCCCGAGGACTACGACGTGCAGTGCAACACCATCTGGGCCATGACCGACTTCACGAAAGAAAATGGCGCCACCCGAGTAGTGCCCGGCTCCCACAAAAACTTCGACAAACAAGGCAAGGACTACACAGAGGCCGACGAGGTGCGCGCAGTCATGCCCAAAGGCTCGGTGTTCTTCTACACCGGCAAGGTCTACCACTCCGCGGCACCCAACGTATCCGACATGGTCCGCCAAGGCATCAACATCACCTATGCCGTCGGCTGGGTACGCCAAGAAGAAAACCAATACCTCTCCTGCCCAATAGAAATCGCCAAAACCCTCGACGACGACCTCCTCAAAGTCATGGGCTACCAAATGGGCGGCCAGGCCGTTGGCTACGTCACCGACTTCCTTGATCCACTTTCGGTGGTCCACCCTGAACTCAGCGGTCAGCAGTACGACTTCGAATCGCTGAGCACCAACGAGAACCACATCAACCCGCAACTGCGCGACGACCTGCAATTTGAGGCGGCCACTGCCGACGTCCCGGGCGGCGCCACGGTATAA
- a CDS encoding RidA family protein, whose amino-acid sequence MTISYSSPEVGYLDQTAFKKLGFTQNVWAHDTLYLSGLAPFTGGDPEFLVHGIGSMKEQTIFILDILKKLLEAEGLTYSNLVALTIYATSAKEFFGVAPLIAEAFGDQAPTQTLVGVTELAHPEQRIEITAIAVKS is encoded by the coding sequence ATGACCATTTCCTACAGCAGCCCGGAGGTCGGGTATCTGGACCAGACGGCGTTCAAGAAGTTGGGCTTCACGCAGAATGTCTGGGCTCACGACACGCTCTATCTGTCCGGCCTCGCACCGTTCACCGGCGGCGACCCGGAGTTCCTGGTGCACGGCATCGGCTCGATGAAAGAGCAGACCATCTTCATCCTCGACATTCTCAAAAAGCTTCTCGAGGCCGAAGGGTTGACCTATTCGAACCTGGTGGCACTGACGATTTATGCCACCAGCGCCAAAGAGTTCTTCGGCGTCGCGCCGCTGATAGCGGAAGCATTCGGCGACCAGGCTCCGACCCAAACCCTGGTCGGTGTCACCGAACTGGCGCACCCAGAGCAGCGCATCGAGATCACCGCGATCGCCGTCAAGTCCTGA
- a CDS encoding phytanoyl-CoA dioxygenase family protein: MSEKYHLPNTATMEEISAALREDGFVVVENLVPPELMDQIAEELTDYIDTTPAGRDDFVGRLTRRTGGLIARSPASRELVMHPLVLAVVGEMLKKATAYQLHLTQIISVYPGETAQPLHRDELAWDFFPFPEDYDVQCNTIWAMTDFTVENGATRVVPGSHKVYDKQGKDYTEADEVRAVMPKGSVFFYTGKVYHSAAPNVSDMVRQGINITYAVGWVRQEENQYLSCPIEIAKTLDDDLLKVMGYQMGGLAMGYLTDFLDPLAAVRPELGGQQYDFAALAQTAGHVDPDGQETFVDAMVSAETPDVAKESV, translated from the coding sequence ATGAGCGAGAAGTATCACCTTCCCAACACCGCCACGATGGAAGAGATCTCGGCAGCGCTGCGTGAGGACGGCTTCGTCGTCGTCGAAAACCTGGTCCCCCCTGAGCTGATGGATCAGATCGCCGAGGAACTCACCGACTACATCGACACCACCCCCGCCGGCCGCGACGACTTCGTAGGGCGGCTCACCCGCCGCACCGGCGGCCTCATCGCCCGCTCCCCCGCCTCACGCGAACTGGTCATGCACCCACTGGTACTGGCCGTCGTCGGCGAAATGCTCAAAAAAGCCACCGCCTACCAGCTACACCTGACCCAGATCATCAGCGTCTACCCCGGCGAAACCGCCCAACCCCTGCACCGCGACGAACTCGCCTGGGACTTCTTCCCCTTCCCCGAGGACTACGACGTGCAGTGCAACACCATCTGGGCGATGACCGACTTCACAGTCGAAAATGGCGCCACCCGAGTAGTTCCCGGCTCACACAAGGTCTACGACAAACAAGGCAAGGACTACACAGAGGCCGACGAGGTGCGCGCAGTCATGCCCAAAGGCTCGGTGTTCTTCTACACCGGCAAGGTCTACCACTCCGCGGCACCCAACGTATCCGACATGGTCCGCCAAGGCATCAACATCACCTATGCCGTCGGCTGGGTACGCCAAGAAGAAAACCAATACCTCTCCTGCCCAATAGAAATCGCCAAAACCCTCGACGACGACCTCCTCAAAGTCATGGGCTACCAAATGGGCGGCCTCGCCATGGGTTACCTGACCGATTTCCTCGACCCGCTTGCTGCCGTGCGACCCGAACTCGGCGGTCAACAGTACGACTTCGCCGCGCTCGCCCAGACCGCCGGCCATGTCGACCCCGACGGGCAGGAAACTTTCGTGGACGCCATGGTCAGTGCCGAAACTCCCGACGTTGCAAAGGAATCTGTCTGA
- a CDS encoding sugar O-acetyltransferase, whose translation MKTEKGKMLAGDLYNESDAELQADRARCVAALEAFNAARFQSAQWYSSLNALLGGIGTDSVIRGPITCDYGKNVYIGDRTFINYDCILMDCAEIYIGDDVLIGPRSQLITGLHPLDMKARASGLESAAPVRIENNAWLASSVIVLPGITIGEGAVVGAGSVVTKDVPPKVLAAGNPCRVIREI comes from the coding sequence GTGAAGACCGAAAAAGGGAAGATGCTGGCCGGCGATCTATACAACGAGAGCGATGCGGAACTGCAGGCCGACCGAGCGCGCTGCGTGGCGGCGCTGGAGGCCTTCAACGCGGCGCGATTTCAGAGTGCGCAGTGGTACTCCTCCCTGAACGCGCTGTTAGGCGGCATCGGCACCGACTCGGTTATCCGTGGGCCGATAACGTGCGACTATGGCAAGAACGTCTACATCGGCGACCGCACCTTCATTAATTACGATTGCATCCTCATGGACTGCGCTGAGATTTACATCGGAGACGACGTCCTTATCGGGCCGCGGTCACAGCTCATCACTGGCCTTCACCCGTTGGATATGAAGGCGCGCGCCTCAGGCTTGGAATCAGCCGCTCCGGTCCGGATCGAGAACAATGCGTGGTTAGCGTCGAGCGTAATTGTCCTGCCAGGTATCACAATTGGTGAAGGAGCTGTGGTCGGGGCTGGCAGCGTCGTCACCAAGGACGTTCCGCCGAAGGTTCTCGCCGCTGGTAATCCATGCCGTGTGATCCGCGAAATCTGA
- a CDS encoding PucR family transcriptional regulator → MVTLDRLVNVLGGTGVRLRFCAVPRSSELRSVALPETVGDRGVVTGDVLLATGASSVEEAVAWAVAAKAVVVLFRGETDGPVALDDAPVAVMTVDPDVAWSELAAVVYGLVLEGRETESGRGPTDLFALADSVADAVGAAVTIEDRLSQVLAYSRLQQDADDARVQTILRREPPQELRALLEQRGVFTHLAKSDAPLFVPGDPSRNFSGRMVVAARAGRQLLGSVWVSTPAPLQGRRLSALVDGGQTVAVHLLRSRASADLERQVESELVLRLLEGAADAATVASRLGLAPDLLRVIAVRGYLDDDRDAVLLQLFEQATAGFGWSRPGRSALAGNTVYTVLPAGDVATARRWISALRAALPEQATVSAGISSAVTAAEAAIARAEADECLALHEVRSSTGPAPAYEEAWHDVLLQRLRTAARAGRVPDRGPVAELRRHDRENSTQYVVTLRAWLEAMGDLAQAGAALGVHENTIRYRLRKMTEVAALDLKDPGTRVALIVELAAADPT, encoded by the coding sequence ATGGTGACCTTGGACCGATTGGTCAATGTGCTCGGGGGAACCGGTGTTCGGCTGCGCTTCTGCGCGGTGCCGCGCAGCAGTGAACTGCGCAGTGTGGCGCTGCCCGAAACCGTCGGCGATCGCGGCGTGGTGACCGGGGACGTCCTGCTGGCGACGGGTGCGAGTTCGGTCGAGGAGGCCGTGGCCTGGGCAGTGGCGGCGAAAGCGGTTGTCGTGCTGTTCCGCGGTGAGACCGACGGCCCTGTTGCACTTGACGACGCCCCCGTGGCGGTGATGACCGTGGACCCTGACGTCGCCTGGAGTGAGCTGGCCGCGGTGGTCTACGGGCTGGTGCTGGAGGGCCGGGAGACCGAATCGGGGCGCGGGCCCACCGACCTGTTCGCCCTAGCCGACAGCGTTGCCGATGCCGTGGGCGCCGCGGTGACCATCGAGGACCGGCTCTCCCAGGTGCTGGCCTACTCGCGACTGCAGCAGGACGCCGATGACGCGCGGGTGCAGACGATTCTGCGCCGTGAACCTCCGCAGGAGCTGCGGGCTCTGCTCGAGCAGCGCGGGGTGTTCACGCATCTGGCGAAAAGTGATGCGCCGCTGTTTGTTCCAGGAGATCCGTCGCGCAACTTCTCCGGCCGGATGGTGGTGGCGGCGCGCGCGGGCCGCCAGCTGCTCGGGTCGGTGTGGGTGAGCACGCCGGCGCCCCTACAGGGACGTCGGCTCTCGGCGTTGGTCGACGGCGGCCAGACCGTGGCCGTGCACCTGTTGCGTTCGCGGGCCAGCGCCGATCTGGAACGTCAGGTCGAGTCCGAGCTGGTGCTGCGCCTGCTCGAAGGTGCCGCCGATGCGGCCACGGTGGCCAGCCGGCTCGGGTTGGCGCCGGACCTGTTGCGGGTGATCGCGGTGCGTGGCTATCTCGATGACGATCGCGACGCGGTGCTGTTGCAACTGTTCGAGCAGGCGACCGCCGGCTTCGGGTGGTCGCGGCCCGGCCGTAGCGCGCTGGCCGGTAACACCGTGTACACCGTGCTGCCGGCCGGGGACGTGGCCACCGCTCGGCGGTGGATCAGCGCGCTGCGCGCGGCGTTGCCCGAGCAGGCCACGGTGTCGGCGGGGATCAGCAGCGCAGTCACCGCCGCCGAAGCGGCGATCGCCCGCGCCGAGGCCGACGAATGCCTGGCGTTGCACGAGGTGCGGTCCTCGACCGGTCCGGCTCCGGCCTATGAGGAAGCCTGGCATGACGTGCTGCTGCAACGGCTGCGCACGGCGGCGCGCGCGGGCCGGGTGCCTGACCGGGGGCCCGTCGCCGAGTTGCGTCGCCACGATCGTGAGAACTCGACGCAGTACGTGGTGACCTTGCGCGCCTGGTTGGAGGCGATGGGCGACCTGGCGCAGGCCGGCGCCGCGCTGGGCGTGCACGAAAACACGATCCGCTACCGGCTGCGCAAGATGACCGAGGTGGCCGCCCTGGACCTGAAGGATCCCGGCACGCGGGTCGCGTTGATCGTCGAACTGGCCGCCGCTGACCCCACCTGA